A stretch of Coccidioides posadasii str. Silveira chromosome 2, complete sequence DNA encodes these proteins:
- the KES1 gene encoding Oxysterol binding protein (EggNog:ENOG410PH58~COG:T~BUSCO:7337at33183) — protein MSNSTGEGSAVPAASRGSWSSFLKSIASFNGDLSSLTAPPFILSGTSLVEYSAYWAEHPALFVAPAKEPDPAKRALLVLKWFLSTLHQQYATRSEKLGSEKKPLNPFLGELFLGKWEDDADIGETKLFSEQVSHHPPVTAYSIENVKHGVELQGYNAQKASFSSTINIKQIGHALYSFPTPGASAAERETYLITLPSLHIESLIYGTPFVELDRSSHIISSTGYIAKIDYSGKGWLSGKKNTFSAVLYHESEGEKSPIYTADGQWSKEFVIREARGKKREIEKYNAKTTKTTPLTLAKLEDQDIYESRRAWRDVAEAIERGDMDATSVAKTKIENAQRELRKIEREEGREWERRFFKRVDIGDDDVFKTLLRRLGVSDPTPAAIESDKTNGVWRFDPALAKDAVTPYYKDAGRGLGLEPIVEPVSTETESTA, from the exons ATGTCCAACTCCACCGGAGAGGGGTCTGCAGTCCCCGCCGCAAGCCGGGGATCATGGTCTTCATTCCTTAAG TCCATTGCGTCCTTCAACGGTGACCTGTCCTCCCTGACGGCTCCTCCTTTCATCCTCTCCGGTACCTCCCTCGTTGAATACTCCGCCTACTGGGCCGAACACCCAGCACTATTTGTTGCCCCCGCAAAAGAGCCAGATCCTGCGAAGAGGGCTTTACTGGTGCTGAAGTGGTTCTTGAGTACCCTGCACCAGCAATATGCAACGAGAAGCGAGAAACTGGGAAGCGAGAAGAAGCCATTGAATCCGTTCTTGGGAGAACTGTTCTTGGGGAAATGGGAGGATGATGCGGATATCGGAGAGACGAAGCTATTCAGTGAACAAGTTAG CCACCATCCACCTGTGACGGCGTATTCGATCGAGAATGTAAAGCATGGTGTTGAG TTACAAGGTTACAACGCCCAAAAGGCCTCTTTCTCGAGCACGATCAACATAAAGCAGATCGGCCACGCATTATATTCATTCCCCACACCCGGTGCCTCCGCAGCTGAGCGTGAAACCTACCTCATCACTCTACCTTCCCTGCATATTGAGTCCCTAATATACGGCACGCCTTTCGTCGAGTTGGACCGCTCAAGTCATATCATCAGTTCTACAGGCTACATCGCGAAAATCGACTACTCCGGTAAAGGTTGGCTAAGCGGCAAAAAGAACACTTTCAGCGCAGTCTTATACCACGAGAGCGAAGGAGAGAAGAGCCCAATCTACACCGCTGACGGCCAATGGTCGAAAGAGTTTGTGATCAGGGAAGCAAGAGGCAAAAAGCGAGAAATTGAAAAATACAACGCCAAAACCACGAAGACCACCCCCCTCACACTTGCGAAGCTAGAAGATCAGGATATATATGAATCCCGTCGCGCATGGAGGGACGTCGCCGAGGCCATTGAACGTGGGGACATGGACGCTACCTCCGTGGCTAAGACCAAGATCGAAAATGCCCAGAGAGAGCTACGCAAGatagaaagagaagaagggcGGGAATGGGAGCGTAGATTTTTCAAAAGGGTGGATATCGGTGATGATGACGTGTTCAAGACGCTGCTCCGCAGGTTGGGCGTGAGCGATCCTACCCCTGCGGCCATCGAAAGCGATAAGACGAACGGGGTGTGGAGGTTCGACCCCGCCTTAGCGAAGGATGCAGTTACGCCGTACTATAAGGATGCAGGCCGAGGCCTTGGACTTGAACCCATTGTCGAACCCGTTTCTACAGAGACCGAGAGTACGGCCTAA